A section of the Lujinxingia sediminis genome encodes:
- a CDS encoding ABC transporter permease, giving the protein MRMRDTLTMAFVAIARNKVRSVLTALGIVIGVASVIAMVHLGQAATRSVTESISSMGSNLLIVQTGRGRGRGGVRGAATAFTHEDVELMARQIPGVLVAPQANTQATLVFGGINHTASVMGTTRDFFAIRNWELESGRLFDAAEEESAATLCVIGHTVASTMFGSGDPLGQTLRVGRSACQIIGVLASKGASLGQDLDDVVVMPTLAVQRRLIGNLDVRSIYVSALVDGSTARVKADMERFLRERRPAAGEDSFYVRDMQEVADTLAGTTRTLTLLLGAIAAVSLLVGGIGIMNIMLVSVTERTREIGIRIAIGARVRDVLVQFLVEAVAISTLGGVIGVMLGVGGTYIATSKMGLPFVLSTETMLVGFGFSAFIGVVFGFVPARKAARLNPIEALRHE; this is encoded by the coding sequence ATGAGAATGCGCGATACGCTCACGATGGCCTTTGTCGCCATCGCCCGAAACAAGGTGCGCTCGGTGCTCACCGCGCTGGGCATCGTCATCGGCGTGGCCAGCGTCATCGCCATGGTGCATCTGGGCCAGGCGGCCACGCGCAGCGTCACCGAGAGCATCAGCTCGATGGGCTCGAACCTGCTGATCGTGCAGACCGGCCGGGGTCGCGGCCGCGGCGGGGTGCGCGGGGCGGCCACCGCCTTTACCCACGAAGACGTTGAGCTGATGGCCCGCCAGATCCCCGGGGTGCTGGTGGCCCCGCAGGCCAACACCCAGGCCACGCTGGTCTTTGGCGGCATCAACCACACAGCGTCTGTGATGGGCACGACCCGCGACTTCTTTGCGATCCGCAACTGGGAGCTCGAAAGCGGTCGCCTCTTTGATGCTGCAGAAGAGGAGAGCGCGGCGACCCTGTGTGTGATCGGCCACACTGTGGCCTCGACCATGTTCGGATCCGGAGATCCCCTGGGCCAGACCTTGCGTGTGGGTCGGAGTGCCTGCCAGATCATCGGCGTGCTCGCCAGCAAAGGCGCCTCCCTGGGCCAGGATCTCGACGATGTCGTTGTGATGCCCACCCTCGCTGTGCAACGCCGGCTGATCGGTAACCTCGATGTGCGCTCGATCTACGTCTCGGCGCTCGTCGACGGCAGCACCGCCCGGGTCAAAGCCGATATGGAGCGTTTTTTGCGCGAGCGCCGCCCCGCCGCCGGCGAAGACAGCTTCTATGTACGCGATATGCAGGAGGTCGCCGACACGCTCGCCGGCACCACCCGCACGCTCACCCTCTTATTAGGAGCGATCGCCGCGGTCAGCCTGCTGGTCGGGGGCATCGGCATTATGAACATCATGCTCGTCTCGGTGACCGAACGGACCCGTGAGATCGGCATCCGCATCGCCATCGGCGCCCGGGTGCGCGATGTGCTCGTGCAGTTTCTGGTCGAAGCCGTGGCCATCTCCACGCTCGGTGGTGTTATCGGCGTGATGCTCGGCGTGGGCGGCACCTACATCGCTACCAGCAAGATGGGACTTCCCTTTGTGCTCTCCACCGAGACGATGCTCGTAGGTTTTGGTTTCTCCGCCTTTATTGGCGTCGTCTTCGGCTTCGTTCCCGCCCGAAAGGCCGCCCGACTTAACCCGATTGAGGCGCTTCGCCATGAATGA
- a CDS encoding TolC family protein has product MNDRRPARRRAPFYSVVSQGALAALPLAIALLASSPASAQTPLPDAAAPTASADANPTWLTPEAIVELVLRQSPDLERARIEEERARELVISEEYGRTPIFSADAGYRYGQFPDLSAQGTRLIDSSALSLAGRLSHTLPIGTRIALSASLNRAVRDSVVLGDLGVAYDAGIAAEITQPLLRGAGRDVVDAALLAARRAEQLRRAQNDELTSALLYESLITYWDLWLAQRSLEIQEGARRLAEQSLQEATVRLEAGAAAPADLIPLRIEIARAEESLLAARTQQDERSLALTRQLGLPPDTSLRARADAPTLVDLPDSERALEQYEKTSPELQRLTIALEDARQQAGLARKSARPALDALGSFQLDGLGRSTPEALSQLGRAEGYVAFVGLRLELPIVNRARQADARRAELAVRAAEHDLQQARAEARVTITSLRNEARAARTRAELARHTAALTRENVDAQRARFETGRGTAFEVVDALQRLQEAEARVVTAHLELMRQVLTLQELTGTLLTSAL; this is encoded by the coding sequence ATGAATGATCGTCGCCCCGCCCGACGACGCGCCCCCTTTTATAGCGTCGTATCTCAAGGTGCCCTGGCCGCGCTCCCGCTCGCCATCGCATTGCTCGCCAGCTCACCGGCATCGGCGCAGACCCCACTCCCGGATGCAGCAGCTCCGACGGCTTCGGCCGACGCCAACCCGACCTGGCTCACCCCTGAAGCGATCGTGGAGCTGGTCTTACGCCAGAGCCCCGATCTGGAGCGCGCCCGCATCGAAGAAGAACGCGCCCGTGAGCTGGTGATCAGCGAGGAGTACGGGCGCACCCCGATCTTCAGCGCCGATGCCGGCTACCGCTATGGCCAGTTCCCCGATCTCTCCGCCCAGGGCACGCGTCTGATCGACTCCAGCGCGTTGAGCCTGGCCGGCCGCCTCTCCCATACGCTGCCGATCGGCACGCGGATCGCGTTGAGCGCGTCATTAAACAGGGCGGTGCGTGACTCGGTGGTCTTAGGCGATCTGGGCGTGGCCTACGACGCGGGGATCGCGGCCGAGATCACCCAGCCCCTGCTGCGGGGAGCGGGGCGCGATGTGGTCGACGCCGCTCTGCTTGCCGCGCGCCGCGCCGAGCAGCTGCGCCGGGCCCAGAACGATGAGCTTACAAGCGCGCTGCTCTATGAGAGCCTCATCACCTACTGGGATCTGTGGCTGGCGCAGCGCTCGTTAGAGATCCAGGAGGGAGCGCGCCGTCTGGCCGAGCAGAGCCTGCAGGAGGCCACCGTGCGCCTGGAGGCCGGCGCGGCAGCGCCGGCCGATCTCATTCCCCTGCGCATCGAGATCGCCCGCGCCGAAGAGAGCCTACTCGCCGCACGCACTCAGCAGGATGAGCGGAGCCTCGCGTTGACCCGCCAGCTCGGACTTCCACCCGATACCTCTCTGCGAGCCCGCGCGGATGCTCCCACCCTGGTCGACCTTCCCGACAGCGAGCGCGCCCTGGAGCAGTACGAGAAGACCTCTCCCGAACTTCAACGCCTCACCATCGCCCTGGAAGACGCCCGCCAGCAGGCCGGGCTCGCCAGAAAGAGCGCGCGCCCGGCGCTCGACGCCCTGGGCTCCTTTCAACTCGATGGCCTGGGTCGCTCCACCCCCGAGGCCCTCTCTCAGCTCGGCCGCGCCGAAGGCTACGTCGCCTTTGTGGGGCTGCGCCTGGAGCTCCCTATCGTAAACCGCGCTCGTCAGGCCGACGCTCGGCGCGCAGAGCTTGCCGTGCGCGCCGCCGAACACGACCTGCAGCAAGCCCGTGCTGAGGCCCGCGTCACCATCACCTCTCTCAGGAACGAGGCTCGTGCCGCCCGCACCCGCGCCGAGCTCGCCAGGCACACCGCCGCACTCACCCGTGAAAACGTCGACGCCCAACGCGCCCGCTTTGAAACCGGCCGCGGCACCGCCTTTGAAGTCGTCGACGCTCTCCAGCGCCTACAAGAGGCCGAAGCGCGAGTCGTTACGGCCCACCTCGAGCTGATGCGCCAGGTCCTCACCCTCCAGGAACTCACCGGTACGCTCCTCACCAGCGCCCTGTGA